From Paenibacillus sp. GP183, one genomic window encodes:
- a CDS encoding PqqD family protein, with product MTAYIRKNDYEAVQLDLECIILNTDAFTVIKLNEVGGFCWSLLGEVQSIDSIVQAIRMEYEFVEESVEQDIEAFLSELIEQGLVEHAV from the coding sequence ATGACGGCGTACATTCGAAAGAATGATTATGAAGCTGTGCAGCTGGATTTGGAATGCATTATCTTAAATACGGATGCTTTTACCGTAATCAAACTGAATGAAGTAGGTGGATTTTGTTGGTCATTGCTTGGTGAAGTCCAATCTATTGATTCCATTGTTCAAGCTATTCGTATGGAATATGAATTCGTCGAGGAATCGGTTGAGCAGGATATCGAAGCCTTTCTGAGCGAATTGATAGAACAGGGACTGGTTGAACATGCCGTATGA
- a CDS encoding efflux RND transporter periplasmic adaptor subunit has protein sequence MRKKRLKSHRSLQSIVGVLALCFTIMAGCDIAPVTQNAVSTQANTLKNIKVSKVIMQKVGDPTERAAEVQSSFQYDLIAKVGGDVGQILKKRGDLVQADEVIIKLNSNETKFQKEMAAIAVRTLQDTIQKTKQGAKKDLEKQRLELSNSIQKTEQGLTDLLRNYNKMRNDYDIGLVTKNQLYQTESQMMNTRIELDQLKQRLNGLELADSGTEMEAQLKNAQFSLQQAEQAITNLDVKAPVSGLLTEMPLETGMSLKMGANIGVILKLDPIKIKAQLTLEETNRLKDKKELTYYLPGTTQKYKGSISYLSKVIDPKTNAYEVNLEVPNKDVALKPGMKVMIQLTDEKDQIGLTVPSYSIVKEGEDAYVFVLAGDSVEKRKVQLGRLNEPFQEVISGVKEGERVVVSSPNQLKDKEKIGVTENEN, from the coding sequence ATGAGAAAAAAAAGACTCAAATCGCATCGAAGTTTACAGAGTATAGTTGGCGTGCTCGCGCTTTGCTTCACGATCATGGCCGGGTGTGATATTGCTCCTGTAACTCAAAATGCTGTTTCGACGCAGGCAAATACACTGAAAAACATTAAGGTATCCAAGGTCATTATGCAAAAAGTTGGAGATCCGACTGAGCGTGCCGCTGAGGTGCAATCCTCTTTTCAATATGACCTCATAGCGAAAGTGGGCGGAGATGTTGGGCAAATTCTCAAGAAACGCGGGGATTTGGTACAGGCCGATGAAGTGATTATCAAACTGAATTCCAACGAAACCAAATTTCAGAAAGAAATGGCGGCAATTGCCGTCCGTACTCTCCAAGATACTATTCAAAAGACCAAGCAAGGAGCTAAAAAAGACCTGGAAAAACAAAGGCTGGAGCTAAGTAACTCCATTCAGAAAACGGAGCAGGGACTAACGGACTTGTTAAGAAATTACAATAAAATGAGAAATGATTACGATATCGGTTTGGTTACGAAAAATCAGCTCTATCAAACAGAGAGTCAAATGATGAATACCCGAATAGAGCTTGATCAGCTAAAGCAAAGGTTAAACGGGCTAGAGCTTGCAGATTCCGGAACAGAAATGGAAGCACAGCTGAAAAATGCACAATTCTCGCTGCAGCAGGCTGAACAAGCCATAACCAACCTTGATGTAAAGGCTCCGGTAAGCGGTTTGTTGACAGAGATGCCGCTTGAGACCGGGATGTCCTTGAAGATGGGGGCAAATATCGGTGTCATTCTGAAGCTGGATCCCATTAAAATCAAAGCGCAGCTTACCTTAGAAGAAACGAATCGATTAAAAGACAAAAAGGAATTAACCTATTACTTGCCGGGAACAACACAAAAATACAAGGGAAGCATTAGTTACCTCTCCAAGGTTATCGATCCTAAGACGAATGCCTATGAAGTAAATCTGGAAGTCCCTAATAAGGACGTAGCCCTGAAGCCGGGTATGAAAGTAATGATCCAATTAACGGATGAGAAAGATCAAATTGGTTTGACTGTTCCTTCTTACAGCATTGTAAAGGAGGGCGAAGATGCCTATGTATTCGTGCTCGCAGGTGATTCAGTCGAGAAGCGCAAAGTACAGCTGGGCCGGCTGAATGAGCCTTTTCAAGAGGTGATTTCCGGCGTCAAAGAAGGAGAGCGCGTTGTCGTATCAAGCCCCAATCAATTAAAAGATAAGGAAAAGATTGGAGTGACTGAAAATGAAAACTAA
- a CDS encoding ABC transporter ATP-binding protein — translation MTGLIRRYLFAVREYLTFKDIQRTYSLITPYMLQHWKVYASLFFLLFVDIAQTLAFSWFFGNLTDAAIQSNFTRMKWLIPIGAVFVILNISSTYLNTVLQTIATTAVKRDFSAQLFKHILLLPGKNISNHHSGELMAHFSNDIHSIDGVIGRSLINLLRLPLIYLAVLIYLMKISWKLALICVLVAPIAMLFGVIFGLLLRNNGRLIHSLIGNISTLLNETFHGLYVIRSFLLEKSIFSKYTDKNQELYFLELSNAKLRGWFRAGGKAVSLITFLVSLCLGSYYVSISILSVGALLTFINLVNHLVYPLTELAGQWAGFQRSAAATERLIKIMEQPIESTDLPEAIPFRTMVKSIQFRDITFSYNGSNNVFDHLNVQFPAGKTVAIVGLSGAGKTSLFNLLLGLYKPQSGTILIDDKSIEHFSPSELRSYFAHVPQETFLFGSKIRENLILAREGITEMEMIQAARAANIHQFIESLPHGYDTEIGERGVRLSGGQKQRIAIARAVLKNAPILLLDEATSALDNETEHLVKEALHRLMAGRTTLIIAHRLSTVQQADSIIVMDKGKIVQTGRHDDLILENGLYRSLNREGFQKKGELVDRLFDTSVI, via the coding sequence ATGACTGGATTAATTCGAAGGTACCTATTTGCTGTTAGAGAATACTTGACTTTCAAAGACATTCAGAGAACCTACAGTTTAATCACTCCATACATGCTGCAGCACTGGAAGGTGTATGCAAGCCTCTTTTTCCTGTTATTCGTAGATATCGCTCAAACATTGGCATTTTCATGGTTTTTTGGAAACTTGACAGACGCTGCTATTCAAAGTAACTTCACTCGCATGAAATGGTTAATTCCAATAGGTGCTGTCTTTGTTATCCTTAATATTTCTTCGACTTATTTGAATACAGTTTTACAAACCATCGCAACAACTGCTGTGAAGAGGGATTTTTCCGCCCAATTATTTAAGCATATATTGCTTTTACCGGGAAAGAATATTTCCAACCACCATTCCGGTGAGCTCATGGCACACTTTTCCAATGACATTCATAGTATTGACGGTGTTATCGGCAGAAGCCTGATTAACCTTCTAAGACTCCCCTTAATCTATTTGGCCGTTTTAATATATTTGATGAAGATTAGTTGGAAATTAGCACTTATATGCGTACTAGTCGCCCCGATTGCTATGCTATTTGGTGTAATCTTCGGATTATTACTCCGTAACAACGGCAGATTGATTCATAGCCTGATAGGAAATATCAGTACTTTGCTCAATGAAACATTTCATGGTTTGTATGTTATTCGTTCATTCCTCCTGGAAAAATCGATATTCTCCAAATACACCGATAAAAATCAAGAGCTTTACTTTTTAGAATTAAGTAATGCCAAACTCCGAGGATGGTTTCGTGCAGGAGGTAAGGCTGTTTCTTTAATAACTTTTCTGGTAAGCCTTTGCTTGGGCTCTTACTATGTCTCCATAAGTATTCTATCTGTGGGCGCATTACTAACTTTTATTAACCTGGTTAATCATTTGGTCTATCCGCTAACAGAGCTTGCCGGACAATGGGCGGGTTTTCAAAGGTCGGCTGCGGCTACGGAACGTTTGATAAAAATAATGGAGCAGCCCATAGAATCTACGGATTTACCTGAAGCTATCCCCTTCAGAACTATGGTTAAGTCTATTCAATTCCGGGACATCACGTTTAGTTACAATGGGAGCAATAACGTTTTTGATCATTTAAATGTACAGTTCCCTGCCGGTAAGACTGTTGCCATAGTTGGCCTCAGCGGGGCGGGGAAAACGAGTTTGTTTAATCTGCTCCTGGGTCTTTACAAACCTCAGTCGGGCACAATTCTCATAGATGATAAATCCATTGAACATTTCTCGCCTTCCGAACTAAGGAGTTATTTTGCTCATGTCCCTCAGGAAACTTTTCTTTTTGGCAGTAAGATCAGGGAAAACCTCATATTAGCTCGAGAGGGCATTACGGAAATGGAAATGATTCAAGCTGCAAGGGCTGCCAACATTCATCAGTTCATTGAATCTCTTCCGCATGGTTATGACACTGAAATTGGAGAACGAGGGGTAAGATTATCCGGCGGACAAAAACAACGTATCGCTATTGCCCGCGCAGTATTAAAAAATGCACCGATCCTCCTGCTGGATGAGGCTACCTCCGCTTTGGACAATGAGACAGAGCATCTAGTAAAGGAAGCCCTGCACAGATTGATGGCTGGGCGCACAACTCTTATCATTGCCCATCGATTATCGACCGTTCAGCAGGCTGATTCCATCATTGTCATGGACAAAGGGAAAATTGTCCAAACAGGACGCCATGATGATTTAATTCTGGAGAATGGACTGTATCGCAGCTTAAATCGGGAGGGATTTCAGAAAAAGGGAGAGCTCGTTGATCGTCTCTTTGATACAAGTGTTATATGA
- a CDS encoding Gfo/Idh/MocA family oxidoreductase: MKTFRIVVAGCGVMARTWVEYARSREDCEIVGLVDIRIQSAQEMAGRYGLTCGLYTEIGEAITSSGANLVFDVTIPESHFTLTTTALSLGCNVFGEKPMAVSIEESLQLVETARRYGRTHAIMQNRRYLKNIRAYRDILTSGSIGQPGLITADFFIGAHFGGFRDAMQSPLILDMAIHTFDQARFITGQDAVTVCCHEFNPAGSWYEGNAAAICIFELADGSVFNYRGMWCAEGVPTSWEAEWRIAGSKGTAVWNGTNAPFYETVIPAQEYVFMNQYQRIEVELDWKGREGHQGGLDEMFAALTQQRKPETDGTDNIKSMKMVYGALQSARDGCKISL; this comes from the coding sequence GTGAAAACATTTCGAATAGTTGTGGCCGGATGCGGTGTAATGGCAAGAACCTGGGTAGAGTACGCGAGGAGTCGGGAGGATTGCGAGATTGTCGGTCTCGTCGATATTCGAATACAAAGTGCGCAGGAGATGGCTGGGCGATATGGATTGACTTGCGGTCTTTACACCGAAATCGGGGAAGCCATCACCTCGAGCGGGGCAAATCTTGTATTTGATGTGACCATTCCTGAGAGTCACTTTACCCTTACAACAACTGCCCTATCTCTGGGCTGCAACGTATTCGGTGAGAAGCCGATGGCTGTCTCCATCGAGGAGTCGCTGCAGCTGGTGGAAACGGCTCGCAGGTATGGCCGCACGCACGCGATCATGCAAAACCGCCGATATCTGAAAAATATCCGCGCCTATCGCGATATTCTTACCTCCGGCAGCATCGGGCAGCCCGGATTGATTACAGCCGATTTCTTCATCGGCGCCCATTTCGGCGGATTTCGCGATGCCATGCAGAGCCCGCTGATTCTCGATATGGCGATCCACACGTTCGATCAGGCTCGTTTTATAACCGGACAGGATGCGGTAACTGTCTGCTGCCATGAATTTAACCCGGCTGGTTCATGGTATGAGGGGAATGCAGCAGCAATATGCATCTTTGAATTGGCAGACGGGTCTGTATTTAACTATAGGGGCATGTGGTGTGCGGAAGGCGTACCTACTTCTTGGGAGGCAGAGTGGAGAATTGCCGGAAGCAAAGGCACCGCCGTCTGGAACGGAACAAACGCGCCCTTTTATGAAACAGTGATTCCCGCGCAGGAGTATGTGTTTATGAATCAATACCAGCGCATTGAAGTCGAACTGGACTGGAAGGGGCGAGAAGGACATCAAGGCGGGCTGGATGAAATGTTTGCGGCATTGACTCAGCAGCGCAAGCCGGAAACGGACGGAACGGATAATATCAAAAGCATGAAGATGGTATACGGTGCTTTGCAAAGCGCCCGTGATGGCTGCAAGATAAGCTTGTAG
- a CDS encoding CpsD/CapB family tyrosine-protein kinase, whose product MSKPYTNSGIMIQNPDSPISEAFRSLRFNLESVQDHDLKTITITSAGRGEGKTTTALNLAVASAQTGRKVLLLDADLRNPSIHLSFGMDNTKGLTNFLTGQSSAREIIRDAYLDNLSIITSGPILPNPADLLASKVLSSLLTELKRDYELIIIDAPSILLLTDAKIIAAKCDGVLLVVRHGKVKQNTAKRVKEELILTKSKLIGVVLNRMNNRDAESYF is encoded by the coding sequence ATGTCAAAACCATACACTAATTCTGGCATTATGATCCAAAATCCCGACTCTCCTATTTCCGAAGCCTTTCGTTCATTAAGATTTAATCTCGAATCCGTTCAGGATCATGATCTCAAGACGATCACGATTACTTCAGCAGGCCGGGGTGAAGGGAAAACGACAACGGCATTAAATTTAGCAGTTGCGTCTGCGCAAACCGGAAGAAAAGTGCTCTTGCTTGACGCTGATCTCAGAAATCCATCTATCCATCTTTCTTTCGGTATGGACAATACAAAAGGATTAACGAATTTTCTTACAGGTCAGAGTTCAGCGAGAGAGATTATTCGGGACGCTTACCTGGATAACCTGTCCATCATTACATCAGGACCTATATTGCCGAATCCGGCGGATCTGCTGGCATCGAAAGTGCTCAGCTCACTTCTGACCGAATTGAAACGGGATTACGAGTTGATCATTATAGATGCTCCTTCCATTTTACTGCTGACGGATGCCAAGATTATAGCGGCCAAATGTGATGGTGTCCTTCTGGTTGTGAGACACGGGAAAGTGAAACAGAATACAGCAAAGAGGGTTAAAGAGGAGCTTATACTCACTAAATCCAAGCTGATTGGAGTCGTTTTGAATCGAATGAATAACCGGGATGCGGAGTCTTATTTTTAA
- a CDS encoding Wzz/FepE/Etk N-terminal domain-containing protein: MEINLKVHFRLIKRWVWFIAAFVFVCTSLTALYSTSKYVPVYQASTKLIFYKTVDQDLMGKAQIDNGGSGVTPAIMATFKEIIKTPAIMDKVVQRYPDLNLSADQLINIINVSNVNDSQVMTITAANISQEKAVKIVNAVLDVFQVEIPKIMKVDNVTILNRAKVQDHPIPVNKKSNSNIMLSFTASLIVAIGIIFLLDALDDTIKTDEDIHSAFEITTLAVIPLMKQKKLRADKRVKIRKKTEEVPYVKTIH; encoded by the coding sequence ATGGAGATTAATCTTAAAGTGCATTTCAGGCTGATCAAGAGATGGGTATGGTTTATTGCAGCCTTCGTCTTTGTATGCACTTCACTCACAGCGTTGTACAGCACGTCCAAGTATGTACCTGTTTACCAGGCTTCCACCAAGTTGATCTTTTATAAAACCGTTGACCAAGACCTAATGGGTAAGGCGCAAATCGATAATGGGGGCAGCGGCGTTACGCCCGCAATCATGGCTACTTTTAAAGAAATCATCAAAACTCCGGCTATCATGGATAAAGTCGTACAGCGTTATCCGGATTTAAATTTATCCGCCGATCAGCTCATCAATATCATTAATGTTTCCAATGTCAATGATTCGCAAGTGATGACCATCACTGCAGCCAACATTTCCCAAGAAAAGGCAGTGAAAATTGTCAACGCAGTTTTGGACGTTTTTCAAGTAGAAATCCCCAAGATCATGAAGGTTGATAATGTAACGATCTTAAATCGGGCAAAAGTCCAGGATCATCCAATACCGGTGAATAAAAAATCCAATTCAAACATCATGTTAAGTTTTACGGCGTCCTTGATCGTAGCGATCGGTATCATTTTCTTGTTGGATGCTTTGGACGATACGATCAAGACTGATGAAGATATTCATTCTGCCTTTGAAATAACGACTCTAGCAGTTATCCCTTTAATGAAACAAAAAAAATTACGAGCTGACAAAAGGGTTAAAATCAGAAAAAAAACAGAGGAGGTGCCGTATGTCAAAACCATACACTAA
- a CDS encoding ABC transporter ATP-binding protein yields MPKQSTTKRLFAYALVYKFRIIGALLILCCAVGAELGGPYIAKTIIDQHLSPSGSHELAPVLGLIAIYLGLLITASVCNFFQSYTLQSTALRIIKNMRMDLMAHIQRIPLRYFDNTPIGQVVSRIANDTEAVRDLFMSFMATFVVSMVQLSGIFVALFILDARLALYCLLLPPVFALIMIIHLKYSKIYISIMRARLSDMNAMINESIAVMPIIQAFRREKVTLEEFEVMNEDRYVNQLKQFRVFSLSSRNIVSTIGSLVTAMVIWFFGRESLQTAISFGVFYAFIDYLGRIFQPVIGIFDQLTNAQRAFVSADKVFAIMDIEGKEVENTDQVSRPEGAVKFDDVTFAYKDGEEVLKRISFEARKGETVALVGHTGSGKSSIMNLLLGFYEPSSGMITIDGRDLADMSKQALRKHMGIVLQDPFLFAGDIKFNVSLYNEEITLDRVKSALSDVGAAPFIEQLPHGYDEQVVERGSTLSSGQRQLISFARALAFDPSILILDEATASIDSETEGLIQRALKVVSEGRTTFVIAHRLSTIREADQIIVLHRGEIVERGNHDELMALQGRYYKMYQLQKGEPVQAAAQ; encoded by the coding sequence ATGCCAAAGCAATCCACGACGAAAAGGCTGTTCGCCTACGCACTCGTTTATAAATTCAGAATCATCGGCGCGCTGCTGATTCTTTGCTGTGCGGTTGGCGCCGAGCTGGGCGGCCCTTATATCGCCAAAACCATTATAGACCAGCATCTATCCCCATCGGGCTCGCACGAACTTGCACCGGTCCTCGGGTTGATCGCCATTTATTTAGGACTTTTAATTACCGCGAGCGTCTGCAACTTTTTTCAATCCTACACTTTGCAGTCCACGGCGCTTCGTATCATCAAGAACATGCGGATGGACTTGATGGCGCATATTCAACGGATCCCGCTGCGTTATTTTGACAATACCCCTATTGGCCAGGTTGTATCGAGAATTGCCAATGACACAGAAGCTGTGCGTGATTTGTTCATGAGCTTTATGGCGACATTTGTCGTGAGTATGGTGCAGCTCAGCGGTATTTTTGTAGCTCTGTTCATATTGGATGCTCGGTTGGCGCTGTATTGCCTGCTGCTGCCGCCAGTGTTTGCGCTGATTATGATTATCCATTTAAAGTACTCCAAAATATATATCAGCATCATGCGTGCCCGTCTCAGCGACATGAACGCCATGATCAACGAATCGATTGCGGTTATGCCGATTATTCAAGCCTTTCGCCGGGAAAAAGTGACGCTTGAAGAGTTTGAAGTGATGAACGAGGATCGTTATGTCAATCAGCTCAAGCAATTCAGGGTATTCTCTTTGTCATCGCGAAATATCGTGTCCACGATCGGCAGTTTGGTGACGGCTATGGTCATTTGGTTTTTTGGGAGGGAGTCGCTGCAAACGGCGATTTCATTTGGTGTGTTTTATGCCTTTATCGATTATTTGGGCCGTATCTTCCAGCCGGTCATTGGGATTTTTGACCAATTGACGAATGCTCAGAGGGCGTTTGTTTCCGCAGATAAAGTGTTCGCGATTATGGATATCGAGGGCAAGGAAGTAGAGAACACCGACCAAGTGAGCCGTCCGGAAGGCGCTGTGAAGTTTGACGATGTCACTTTCGCTTATAAAGACGGTGAAGAGGTGCTGAAGCGGATTTCTTTTGAAGCTCGCAAAGGGGAAACTGTGGCGCTGGTCGGCCATACCGGCTCCGGCAAGAGCTCGATCATGAATCTGCTGCTCGGGTTCTATGAGCCCAGCAGCGGGATGATCACGATTGATGGACGTGATCTTGCCGACATGTCCAAGCAAGCGCTGCGCAAGCATATGGGGATTGTTCTGCAGGACCCGTTCCTGTTTGCCGGGGACATTAAATTCAACGTGAGCCTCTATAATGAAGAGATCACGCTGGATCGGGTCAAAAGCGCATTGAGCGACGTCGGCGCAGCGCCCTTCATTGAACAGCTGCCTCATGGCTATGATGAGCAGGTGGTGGAGCGGGGCAGTACGCTTTCTTCCGGTCAGCGGCAGCTCATTTCCTTCGCTCGAGCGCTCGCGTTCGATCCGTCGATCTTGATCCTGGATGAAGCGACCGCCAGCATCGACAGTGAAACCGAGGGGCTGATCCAAAGGGCGCTGAAGGTTGTCAGCGAAGGGCGCACCACCTTTGTGATCGCGCACAGGCTCTCTACGATTCGCGAAGCGGATCAAATTATCGTGCTGCACCGTGGCGAAATCGTTGAGCGCGGCAATCACGATGAGCTTATGGCTCTGCAAGGCCGGTATTACAAGATGTATCAGCTGCAAAAAGGGGAACCGGTTCAGGCAGCTGCTCAGTAA
- a CDS encoding N-acetylmuramoyl-L-alanine amidase, whose product MKLYPVNIDWIPGLPQRPYRAGVGLYEGVVMHQTAVPGDTAASERAYEAQHFNEAFVHEFIDPTQILQVANPAYLAYGAGKFANQRFVHLELCSAKTKEQFELSFDMWCERAAVHLAARKLGVSNAQPNGTGTLWGHFQVTQYLGGTNHTDPVDYLLQWGKTWDSVLERVLKHYESIMIGGVYTMKAEDANKLIAILSAIWSLLPNTESKDEIHRLANELRIASGQPTQ is encoded by the coding sequence TTGAAACTTTATCCTGTAAACATAGACTGGATCCCTGGACTGCCGCAAAGACCATATCGCGCAGGAGTCGGTCTGTATGAAGGTGTAGTGATGCATCAAACTGCCGTCCCGGGAGATACGGCAGCAAGTGAACGAGCCTATGAAGCACAACATTTTAACGAAGCTTTTGTTCATGAATTCATTGACCCCACCCAGATACTTCAAGTAGCGAACCCAGCTTATTTGGCTTATGGAGCCGGAAAATTTGCCAATCAAAGATTCGTCCATTTGGAGCTGTGCAGTGCCAAAACAAAGGAGCAATTTGAGCTATCCTTCGATATGTGGTGCGAGCGGGCTGCGGTTCACTTGGCTGCTCGCAAGCTCGGTGTCAGCAACGCACAGCCGAACGGAACGGGCACGTTGTGGGGACATTTTCAGGTCACTCAATACCTGGGAGGCACCAATCACACAGATCCTGTTGATTATCTCTTACAATGGGGAAAAACATGGGACTCTGTTCTTGAACGAGTCTTGAAGCACTATGAATCCATCATGATTGGAGGCGTGTACACTATGAAAGCAGAAGATGCCAATAAACTGATAGCTATACTTTCTGCCATTTGGAGTCTATTGCCCAACACGGAATCCAAGGATGAAATTCACCGTTTGGCGAACGAGCTGCGGATTGCTTCTGGACAACCGACGCAGTAG